The proteins below are encoded in one region of Sander lucioperca isolate FBNREF2018 chromosome 11, SLUC_FBN_1.2, whole genome shotgun sequence:
- the scinla gene encoding scinderin like a isoform X1, whose protein sequence is MASHKEFATAGKKPGLQVWRIEKMDLAPVPTELHGDFFTGDSYIVLHTTSAPSYNIHSWIGEKASQDEKGAAAIFMMQLDDFLHGAPRQFTEFQNQESVTFMGYFKSGIKYKEGGVASGFAHVVTNEVDVKRLLHVKGRRTIRASEVPFSWSSFNKGDCFIIDLGKAIFHWSGSESNSFERIKTTDLAKDIRDNERRGRGDLHMIEEGSEPEAVIEVLGPKPNLPSGSPDDVPTDTKKNNVASLYLISDATGSMTTTLVADKNPFKQNMLSQSDCYILDNGGNNKIFVWKGQKANADERKAAMTSANKFIKDKNYPQNTQVQVMPAGSETTLFKQFFFNWLDKDETTGPSKAYTIGHIAKVVQIPFDSSKLHDNISMAAQHGMVDDGSGKVQIWRVEGGAKVPVDPSTYGQFFGGDCYLVLYSYKAGGREKHIIYTWQGRKCAKDELGASAFLTVDLDNSMDGAATQVRVTQGQEPPHLVSLFKAKPLVVHLGGTSRKSGESKPGSTRLFHIRQSSTKATRAVEVEPTASSLNTNDVFVLKSPNSLFLWKGKGATPEEVAAAKYVAGLLGGTATEVEETKEPTGFWAALGGKKDYQTSITLQKTIRPPRLFGCSNKTGRLIAEEVPGEFTQLDLAPDDVMILDTWDQIFVWVGKEANETEKTGSLKIAQDYLNSDPSGRRGIPISTIKQGDEPLSFTGWFHAWDPKM, encoded by the exons ATGGCATCACACAAGGAGTTCGCTACTGCAGGGAAGAAGCCCGGCCTTCAGGTGTGGCGGATAGAGAAAATGGATTTGGCACCTGTCCCTACTGAACTCCATGGAGACTTCTTTACTGGAGACTCTTACATAGTGCTTCACACCACTTCTGCTCCTTCTTACAACATTCACTCGTGGATTG GCGAGAAAGCTTCCCAGGATGAGAAAGGGGCTGCTGCCATCTTTATGATGCAACTGGATGACTTCCTGCACGGAGCACCAAGACAGTTCACTGAGTTTCAAAACCAAGAGTCTGTCACCTTCATGGGCTACTTTAAATCTGGCATCAAATACAAG GAAGGTGGAGTAGCCTCAGGCTTTGCGCATGTGGTGACCAACGAGGTAGATGTCAAACGCCTGCTGCACGTTAAAGGTCGTCGGACAATCAGAGCCTCGGAGGTGCCCTTTTCCTGGAGTAGCTTCAATAAAGGAGACTGCTTCATCATAGACTTGGGAAAG GCTATCTTCCACTGGTCTGGTAGTGAATCCAATTCATTTGAACGCATAAAAACCACCGACCTGGCCAAAGATATCCGCGACAATGAGCGACGGGGTCGTGGTGACTTACACATGATTGAAGAAGGCTCTGAACCAGAAGCTGTCATTGAA GTGCTTGGACCCAAGCCCAACCTACCATCAGGAAGCCCTGATGATGTACCCACCGACACGAAGAAGAATAACGTGGCATCTCTCTATTTG ATTTCTGATGCTACCGGCTCCATGACGACAACTTTGGTGGCTGATAAAAACCCCTTCAAACAAAACATGCTCTCACAAAGTGATTGCTACATCTTGGACAATGGAGGAAACAACAAGATTTTTGTCTGGAAAG GGCAGAAGGCAAATGCAGATGAGCGCAAAGCAGCAATGACTTCTGCAAACAAGTTCATCAAAGACAAGAATTACCCCCAAAATACTCAG GTCCAGGTAATGCCAGCAGGGAGTGAGACCACCCTGTTTAAGCAGTTCTTCTTCAACTGGTTGGACAAGGATGAGACCACTGGCCCAAGTAAGGCATACACCATCGGTCACATCGCCAAGGTGGTTCAGATTCCCTTTGACTCCTCCAAACTCCATGACAACATCAGCATGGCTGCCCAGCACGGCATGGTGGACGATGGCTCTGGGAAAGTCCAG ATTTGGCGTGTGGAAGGAGGTGCTAAAGTACCTGTGGACCCATCCACCTATGGACAGTTCTTTGGAGGTGACTGTTACCTGGTGCTGTACTCCTACAAAGCGGGAGGCAGAGAGAAGCATATCATCTACACCTG GCAAGGGCGGAAGTGCGCTAAGGATGAACTGGGTGCTTCAGCCTTTCTCACCGTTGACCTGGACAATTCCATGGATGGAGCAGCTACCCAG GTTCGTGTCACTCAGGGCCAAGAACCCCCTCATCTTGTGAGTTTGTTTAAGGCCAAGCCTTTGGTTGTCCACCTGGGTGGGACATCCCGCAAGTCTGGCGAGAGCAAGCCTGGCAGCACACGACTCTTCCATATCCGCCAGAGCTCCACCAAAGCCACACGGGCTGTTGAG GTGGAGCCCACTGCCTCCTCTCTGAACACCAATGATGTGTTTGTGCTGAAGTCGCCTAATTCCCTGTTCCTGTGGAAGGGAAAGGGAGCCACTCCGGAGGAGGTGGCTGCAGCTAAGTATGTTGCCGGCCTGCTTGGAGGAACTGCCACTGAGGTGGAGGAGACCAAGGAGCCAA CTGGTTTCTGGGCAGCACTGGGAGGGAAGAAGGACTACCAGACCTCTATTACTCTGCAGAAGACAATCAGGCCTCCACGACTGTTTGGCTGTTCAAACAAGACTGGCAGGCTTATA GCGGAGGAAGTGCCCGGTGAGTTCACACAATTAGATCTGGCACCTGATGATGTCATGATTCTGGATACATGGGATCAG ATCTTTGTTTGGGTTGGAAAGGAAGCCAATGAGACAGAGAAAACTGGATCACTCAAGATTG CCCAAGACTATTTGAATTCAGACCCTTCTGGCCGTCGCGGTATTCCCATCAGCACCATTAAACAGGGGGATGAGCCACTCTCTTTCACCGGCTGGTTCCATGCCTGGGACCCCAAGATGTAG
- the scinla gene encoding scinderin like a isoform X2, producing MHLALAARKNGCAKLQSVSVLAYLQVLGPKPNLPSGSPDDVPTDTKKNNVASLYLISDATGSMTTTLVADKNPFKQNMLSQSDCYILDNGGNNKIFVWKGQKANADERKAAMTSANKFIKDKNYPQNTQVQVMPAGSETTLFKQFFFNWLDKDETTGPSKAYTIGHIAKVVQIPFDSSKLHDNISMAAQHGMVDDGSGKVQIWRVEGGAKVPVDPSTYGQFFGGDCYLVLYSYKAGGREKHIIYTWQGRKCAKDELGASAFLTVDLDNSMDGAATQVRVTQGQEPPHLVSLFKAKPLVVHLGGTSRKSGESKPGSTRLFHIRQSSTKATRAVEVEPTASSLNTNDVFVLKSPNSLFLWKGKGATPEEVAAAKYVAGLLGGTATEVEETKEPTGFWAALGGKKDYQTSITLQKTIRPPRLFGCSNKTGRLIAEEVPGEFTQLDLAPDDVMILDTWDQIFVWVGKEANETEKTGSLKIAQDYLNSDPSGRRGIPISTIKQGDEPLSFTGWFHAWDPKM from the exons ATGCATCTGGCTTTGGCTGCTAGGAAGAATGGATGTGCAAAGTTGcagtctgtgag cgtgttggctTATTTACAGGTGCTTGGACCCAAGCCCAACCTACCATCAGGAAGCCCTGATGATGTACCCACCGACACGAAGAAGAATAACGTGGCATCTCTCTATTTG ATTTCTGATGCTACCGGCTCCATGACGACAACTTTGGTGGCTGATAAAAACCCCTTCAAACAAAACATGCTCTCACAAAGTGATTGCTACATCTTGGACAATGGAGGAAACAACAAGATTTTTGTCTGGAAAG GGCAGAAGGCAAATGCAGATGAGCGCAAAGCAGCAATGACTTCTGCAAACAAGTTCATCAAAGACAAGAATTACCCCCAAAATACTCAG GTCCAGGTAATGCCAGCAGGGAGTGAGACCACCCTGTTTAAGCAGTTCTTCTTCAACTGGTTGGACAAGGATGAGACCACTGGCCCAAGTAAGGCATACACCATCGGTCACATCGCCAAGGTGGTTCAGATTCCCTTTGACTCCTCCAAACTCCATGACAACATCAGCATGGCTGCCCAGCACGGCATGGTGGACGATGGCTCTGGGAAAGTCCAG ATTTGGCGTGTGGAAGGAGGTGCTAAAGTACCTGTGGACCCATCCACCTATGGACAGTTCTTTGGAGGTGACTGTTACCTGGTGCTGTACTCCTACAAAGCGGGAGGCAGAGAGAAGCATATCATCTACACCTG GCAAGGGCGGAAGTGCGCTAAGGATGAACTGGGTGCTTCAGCCTTTCTCACCGTTGACCTGGACAATTCCATGGATGGAGCAGCTACCCAG GTTCGTGTCACTCAGGGCCAAGAACCCCCTCATCTTGTGAGTTTGTTTAAGGCCAAGCCTTTGGTTGTCCACCTGGGTGGGACATCCCGCAAGTCTGGCGAGAGCAAGCCTGGCAGCACACGACTCTTCCATATCCGCCAGAGCTCCACCAAAGCCACACGGGCTGTTGAG GTGGAGCCCACTGCCTCCTCTCTGAACACCAATGATGTGTTTGTGCTGAAGTCGCCTAATTCCCTGTTCCTGTGGAAGGGAAAGGGAGCCACTCCGGAGGAGGTGGCTGCAGCTAAGTATGTTGCCGGCCTGCTTGGAGGAACTGCCACTGAGGTGGAGGAGACCAAGGAGCCAA CTGGTTTCTGGGCAGCACTGGGAGGGAAGAAGGACTACCAGACCTCTATTACTCTGCAGAAGACAATCAGGCCTCCACGACTGTTTGGCTGTTCAAACAAGACTGGCAGGCTTATA GCGGAGGAAGTGCCCGGTGAGTTCACACAATTAGATCTGGCACCTGATGATGTCATGATTCTGGATACATGGGATCAG ATCTTTGTTTGGGTTGGAAAGGAAGCCAATGAGACAGAGAAAACTGGATCACTCAAGATTG CCCAAGACTATTTGAATTCAGACCCTTCTGGCCGTCGCGGTATTCCCATCAGCACCATTAAACAGGGGGATGAGCCACTCTCTTTCACCGGCTGGTTCCATGCCTGGGACCCCAAGATGTAG
- the si:ch73-389b16.1 gene encoding uncharacterized protein si:ch73-389b16.1 yields the protein MLTSGSEEASLCRMLTEVVGCCLAGHSELWSYTEQVVLFRFLSLNMSKFHSELTQREQDLLKIRRDSDTKAAELVKMEKMLEQTKNLFDKKTESGSDSMGYQENMVEDLEEKVRSSRRHRRNSLHHTQMLESQMKTVKGELVGTLDHLQELRNVLRRSQQKAEERKAAMEKLAAGLR from the exons ATGTTAACTTCAGGCTCAGAGGAAGCATCCTTGTGTCGTATGCTCACTGAGGTTGTTGGCTGTTGTTTAGCAGGTCACTCAGAGTTGTGGAGTTATACAGAGCAGGTCGTCCTGTTTAGATTTTTATCACTCAACATGAGTAAGTTTCACAGTGAGCTGACTCAGAGGGAGCAGGACTTGCTAAAGATCCGTCGCGACAGCGACACTAAGGCTGCCGAACTTGTCAAGATGGAGAAGATGCTGGAGCAGACAAAGAACCTGTTTGACAAGAAGACAGAGTCTGGTTCAGATAGCATGGGCTACCAGGAGAACATGG TGGAAGACCTGGAGGAAAAAGTGCGCTCCAGCAGACGACACAGGAGAAACTCCCTCCATCACACACAGATGCTGGAGAGCCAGATGAAAACAGTGAAAGGCGAGCTGGTGGGCACACTGGACCATCTTCAGGAACTGAGGAACGTCTTGCGTCGTTCACAGCAGAAAGCAGAAGAGCGCAAAGCTGCGATGGAGAAGCTGGCAGCAGGGCTCAGGTAA